Proteins encoded within one genomic window of Bacilli bacterium PM5-9:
- a CDS encoding putative lysine transport system ATP-binding protein (product_source=KO:K17076; cath_funfam=3.40.50.300; cog=COG1126; ko=KO:K17076; pfam=PF00005; smart=SM00382; superfamily=52540), whose product MNILEVSNINKRFNNQEVLHDVSFNVKKGEVVCIIGSSGSGKSTLLRCLNLLEKADSGAIKYNGIDLMQANVNLNEIRSKVGMVFQNFNLFDNLNVIDNCTLAPRLVLKTDKTKRDEQAIKYLEKVDMHRYSNQKVTTLSGGQKQRVAIARALCMNPDILLFDEPTSALDPESIEEVLKVMKELARQKMTMIIVTHEISFAKDIADRILFVADGIILEEGKPEDILFNPTHQKTKTFLQRFNNSV is encoded by the coding sequence ATGAATATATTAGAAGTTAGTAACATAAATAAAAGATTTAATAATCAAGAGGTCTTACATGATGTTTCATTTAATGTTAAAAAAGGTGAGGTTGTTTGTATCATTGGTTCTAGTGGTAGTGGAAAAAGTACATTGCTTAGATGTTTAAATTTATTAGAGAAAGCAGATAGTGGTGCGATTAAATACAATGGTATAGATTTAATGCAGGCTAATGTCAATCTAAATGAAATACGCAGTAAAGTTGGAATGGTATTTCAAAATTTTAATTTATTTGATAATTTGAATGTTATTGATAATTGTACTCTTGCTCCAAGATTAGTTTTAAAAACTGATAAAACTAAAAGGGACGAGCAGGCTATAAAATATCTTGAAAAAGTTGATATGCATCGCTATTCAAACCAAAAAGTTACTACTTTATCTGGTGGGCAAAAGCAGCGTGTAGCAATTGCTAGAGCTTTATGTATGAATCCTGATATTCTATTATTTGATGAACCAACATCTGCTTTAGATCCTGAATCTATTGAAGAAGTTTTAAAAGTAATGAAAGAATTAGCAAGGCAAAAAATGACAATGATTATTGTCACACATGAAATTAGTTTTGCAAAAGACATTGCTGATCGAATTTTATTTGTAGCAGATGGCATTATTTTAGAAGAAGGAAAACCTGAAGATATTTTATTTAATCCAACTCATCAAAAAACAAAAACATTTTTACAAAGGTTTAATAACAGTGTTTAA
- a CDS encoding His/Glu/Gln/Arg/opine family amino acid ABC transporter permease subunit (product_source=TIGR01726; cath_funfam=1.10.3720.10; cog=COG0765; pfam=PF00528; superfamily=161098; tigrfam=TIGR01726; transmembrane_helix_parts=Outside_1_30,TMhelix_31_53,Inside_54_73,TMhelix_74_96,Outside_97_105,TMhelix_106_128,Inside_129_209,TMhelix_210_232,Outside_233_246): protein MKLLKELITMINSMISLLENYSPLFIEGLKVTIIVASVGTIGGLIIGMIIYFFRSLTINFTDNWLVKSMKKVLSIFAIAYIDIMRGTPMIVQASIFWFGFASHLNMNVVVAAIVIVSFNTAGYIAEIIRSGIIALGNGAFEAAQSLGMTRFQTMVYVIFPQVLKNSLPSLLNELIVNVKDSSVLSIIGLTDLFYSARGASSSTFQQEPAYILVAIMYFILTFALSKIITIIIDSKNKNCVEVGESL from the coding sequence ATGAAATTATTGAAAGAGCTGATAACAATGATTAATTCAATGATAAGTTTATTAGAAAATTACTCTCCATTATTTATTGAAGGATTAAAAGTAACAATTATTGTTGCTAGTGTTGGAACAATAGGTGGTTTAATTATTGGAATGATAATCTACTTTTTTAGAAGTCTAACTATTAATTTTACAGATAATTGGTTAGTTAAAAGTATGAAAAAAGTATTATCAATATTTGCTATTGCCTATATTGATATTATGCGTGGGACACCGATGATTGTTCAAGCTTCAATTTTCTGGTTTGGTTTTGCCTCACACTTAAATATGAATGTAGTTGTTGCTGCGATTGTTATTGTATCTTTTAATACTGCAGGATATATTGCTGAAATAATTAGATCAGGTATTATTGCTTTAGGAAATGGTGCATTTGAGGCAGCCCAATCTTTAGGGATGACAAGATTTCAAACGATGGTTTATGTTATTTTCCCACAAGTCTTAAAAAACTCATTACCATCACTTTTAAATGAGTTAATTGTAAATGTAAAAGATTCATCAGTACTTAGCATTATTGGCTTAACAGATTTATTTTATAGTGCTCGTGGTGCTAGTTCTTCAACTTTTCAACAAGAACCTGCTTATATATTGGTTGCTATTATGTATTTTATTTTAACTTTTGCTTTATCAAAAATCATCACAATTATTATTGATTCAAAAAATAAAAACTGTGTTGAAGTAGGGGAGTCGTTATAA
- a CDS encoding putative lysine transport system substrate-binding protein (product_source=KO:K17073; cath_funfam=3.40.190.10; cleavage_site_network=SignalP-noTM; cog=COG0834; ko=KO:K17073; pfam=PF00497; smart=SM00062; superfamily=53850), producing MRRFTVMIICALFLFGCANNGASSTSGLDDGVLTIGLECDYSPYNWTTTSKLKGKDAMEISGSQGYCEGYDISIAKLVAKELDVEVEVKKMTWDGLIPALNNGQIDLIVAGMSPTSERKESINFTDSYYEDNPKEVIVVRKDSKYVNATKLSDFNQASITAQQGTLQASLISQIDGVQSSALLPDYVSLIQSVKAKTIDGYIAEYAVASEHINANKDLVLVEFNENDGFVLSKEDTTIAMGVNKKDEKLLKEVNKALKSISNDAREKIMNEIIERADNND from the coding sequence ATGAGAAGATTTACTGTAATGATTATTTGCGCTTTATTTTTATTTGGTTGTGCAAATAATGGAGCATCGAGTACATCAGGACTTGATGATGGAGTTTTAACAATTGGATTAGAGTGTGATTACTCACCTTACAATTGGACAACAACAAGCAAATTAAAAGGAAAAGATGCAATGGAAATTTCAGGTTCACAAGGATATTGTGAAGGATATGATATTAGTATTGCAAAATTAGTAGCAAAAGAATTAGATGTTGAAGTTGAAGTTAAAAAAATGACATGGGATGGATTAATTCCTGCTTTAAATAATGGACAAATTGATTTAATAGTTGCTGGTATGAGTCCAACTTCTGAAAGAAAAGAAAGTATCAACTTTACAGATAGTTATTATGAAGATAATCCAAAAGAAGTAATTGTTGTGAGAAAAGATTCTAAATATGTTAATGCGACTAAATTAAGTGATTTTAATCAAGCTAGTATTACAGCACAACAAGGAACTTTACAAGCGTCGTTAATTTCTCAAATTGATGGTGTTCAATCAAGTGCCTTACTTCCTGACTATGTATCTTTAATTCAATCAGTAAAAGCAAAAACAATTGATGGGTATATTGCAGAGTATGCTGTTGCAAGTGAACATATAAATGCCAATAAAGATTTGGTGTTGGTTGAGTTTAATGAAAATGATGGTTTTGTTTTATCAAAAGAAGATACAACAATTGCTATGGGAGTAAATAAAAAAGATGAAAAATTGTTAAAGGAGGTAAACAAAGCACTTAAATCAATAAGCAATGATGCAAGAGAGAAAATAATGAATGAAATTATTGAAAGAGCTGATAACAATGATTAA
- a CDS encoding alanyl-tRNA synthetase (product_source=KO:K01872; cath_funfam=3.30.980.10; cog=COG2872; ko=KO:K01872; pfam=PF01411,PF02272; superfamily=50447,55186): MKTKQLYYDDIDLLEFEANIIEMNEVKGEYHLILDQTAFYPEGGGMNCDMGFIDDIEVIRVNKKDDEIIHVLKDKPKQMKVVGKVDSYNRFTNIQIHDAQHLLTAIFEKDYDLKTVSHHVHGTYCDLVLEGEELTNEIMYDVERLSNQLIIENRRLDTTLVAKKDLAKLGVEDNPKYTDPVRMTNIEGLDDYNACGCLHFTSLAPIQAVKCLSIEKTGKQHKILFTAGLRMIEFFDEYNNIVKELKLLTKGNEQTIVTKTAESLEKNIVLSKELNEAKEDLYSEKLDKLIVDNKIIFEANEDSFDDLKILANSVVNYDKEIYGLLQTKKDDKYQFILVKQKNSDYSLSDLLNKLKDDFNVRGGGKGSSINGQSDVDLIKEIDKYL, translated from the coding sequence ATGAAAACAAAGCAACTATATTATGATGATATAGATTTATTAGAATTTGAAGCAAATATTATTGAAATGAATGAGGTTAAAGGTGAGTATCATCTTATTTTAGACCAAACAGCATTCTATCCTGAAGGTGGTGGAATGAATTGTGATATGGGGTTTATTGATGATATTGAAGTTATTAGAGTAAATAAAAAAGATGATGAAATAATTCATGTTCTAAAAGATAAGCCTAAACAAATGAAAGTTGTTGGAAAAGTAGATTCATATAATAGATTTACTAATATACAAATTCATGATGCACAACATTTATTAACAGCAATTTTTGAAAAAGATTATGATTTAAAAACAGTTTCTCATCATGTTCATGGAACTTATTGTGATTTAGTTTTAGAAGGTGAAGAGCTAACAAATGAAATTATGTATGATGTTGAAAGATTATCTAATCAATTAATTATTGAAAACCGTCGTTTAGATACTACATTAGTAGCTAAAAAAGATTTAGCAAAGCTTGGTGTTGAAGATAACCCTAAATATACTGATCCTGTTAGAATGACAAACATTGAGGGATTGGATGATTATAATGCTTGTGGTTGTTTACACTTCACTAGTTTAGCACCTATTCAAGCTGTTAAATGTTTATCAATAGAAAAAACTGGAAAACAACATAAAATATTATTTACTGCAGGTCTTAGAATGATTGAGTTTTTTGATGAATACAACAATATCGTTAAAGAATTGAAGTTGTTGACAAAAGGTAATGAACAAACAATTGTAACAAAAACTGCTGAATCTCTTGAAAAAAATATTGTTTTATCAAAAGAATTAAATGAGGCTAAAGAGGATTTATACTCTGAAAAACTTGATAAACTAATTGTTGATAATAAAATAATATTTGAGGCTAATGAAGATTCTTTTGATGATTTAAAAATACTAGCTAATTCAGTTGTAAATTATGATAAAGAAATTTATGGTTTGCTACAAACCAAAAAAGATGATAAATATCAATTTATTTTAGTTAAACAAAAAAATAGTGATTACTCTTTATCAGATTTATTAAATAAACTTAAAGATGATTTTAATGTTCGTGGTGGTGGTAAAGGTTCATCAATTAATGGGCAATCTGATGTTGACTTAATCAAAGAAATAGATAAATATTTATAA
- a CDS encoding mRNA interferase YafQ (product_source=KO:K19157; cath_funfam=3.30.2310.20; cog=COG3041; ko=KO:K19157; pfam=PF15738; superfamily=143011; tigrfam=TIGR00053), which translates to MKYEIVSTSKFNKDLKLARKQGLNLEKIGIVVDKLAQGEKLPSKYKDHLLSGRYKGYRDCHIDPDWILIYKIDKKVEILELIRTGSHSDLFK; encoded by the coding sequence ATGAAATATGAGATAGTTAGTACTTCAAAATTTAATAAAGACTTGAAATTAGCAAGAAAACAAGGGTTAAATTTAGAGAAAATAGGTATTGTTGTTGACAAATTGGCTCAAGGAGAAAAATTGCCAAGTAAATACAAAGATCATTTACTTAGTGGAAGATATAAAGGTTATCGGGATTGTCATATTGATCCTGATTGGATTTTAATATATAAAATTGATAAAAAAGTCGAAATTTTGGAGTTAATTAGAACTGGTTCTCATAGTGATTTGTTTAAATAA
- a CDS encoding DNA-damage-inducible protein J (product_source=KO:K07473; cog=COG3077; ko=KO:K07473; pfam=PF04221; superfamily=47598; tigrfam=TIGR02384) — MLMKGSGIMATKMFQKRIDQDLYDTTSKIYNELGTSVEAAFVMFLKKTIEKNGLPFELKIERIPNSETIAAMNEDLSNAKSYSSFNELLNDIDED; from the coding sequence ATGTTAATGAAAGGTAGTGGTATTATGGCAACGAAAATGTTTCAAAAAAGAATTGATCAAGATTTATATGATACTACAAGTAAAATATATAATGAGCTTGGAACAAGTGTTGAAGCTGCATTTGTTATGTTTTTGAAAAAAACAATTGAGAAAAATGGACTTCCATTTGAATTGAAAATTGAAAGAATTCCAAATAGCGAAACCATTGCTGCGATGAATGAAGATTTATCTAATGCAAAAAGTTATAGTTCTTTTAATGAACTATTGAATGATATAGACGAGGATTGA
- a CDS encoding excinuclease ABC subunit A (product_source=KO:K03701; cath_funfam=1.20.1580.10,3.40.50.300; cog=COG0178; ko=KO:K03701; pfam=PF00005,PF17755,PF17760; smart=SM00382; superfamily=52540; tigrfam=TIGR00630): protein MNDKIIVKGARVHNLKNIDIEIPRSKLVVLTGLSGSGKSSLAFDTIYAEGQRRYVESLSAYARQFLGNTDKPDVDSIEGLSPAISIEQKTTHNNPRSTIGTVTEIYDYLRLLYARIGRVYCPEHGVEISSQTIKQMVTKIMEMPEKSKIMIVAPVAKLKKGSHKDLINGLINDGFVRGFVDGELVMFEEINDLDKNKKHTIEVVVDRLVMKENIQERLYDSLEIALKLSDGTVVIDGGSLGRQTFSENFACDICGFSIPNLEPRLFSFNSPLGACPDCKGLGIKMELDLSLLIEDPSLSINEGAIRYYRNTLQTDNIEAQQFRKLCEIYKIDMDKPINKFTKKEMRIILEGSDKPIKYTIKSSSGNVFSRTDYLEGVKTLIERRYATTTSEGARDWYKTFMAEHTCTTCQGSRLSKEALSVKVGSKNIFEFTSMAIDEAIDYIDNLELSDNEKDISNLVLKEIDNRLKFLINVGLEYLNLSRMAGTLSGGEAQRIRLATQIGSALTGVLYVLDEPSIGLHQRDNEKLLTTLKKMQQLGNTMLIVEHDEDTMKQADHIVDIGPGAGAHGGYVVAQGTLDEICAVEESITGQYLSGKKYIPLPLKRKKGNGKYLEVIKASENNLKDISVKFPLGAFNIVTGVSGSGKSTLVNEILYKSLSNKLYKNKQKAGQHKAIKGLENIDKVVDISQDPIGRTPRSNPATYTGVFDDIRDLFAMSPEARARGYEKGRFSFNVKGGRCEACQGDGLIKISMHFLPDVYVVCEECNGKRYNDETLQVTFKGKNIADVLDMRVEEACEFFSSIPKVKRKLDVLLAVGLGYIKLGQSATTLSGGEAQRIKLATELQKKATGKTVYILDEPTTGLHIDDVSKLLKVLQEIVDNGDTVIVIEHNLDVIKVADNIIDLGPEGGKKGGTIVATGTPEQIIKVEESYTGQFLKPIIENDMKEERF, encoded by the coding sequence ATGAATGATAAAATAATAGTAAAAGGTGCAAGGGTGCACAATTTAAAAAATATAGATATTGAAATTCCACGATCTAAATTAGTTGTTTTAACTGGATTAAGTGGTAGTGGTAAATCATCCTTAGCGTTTGATACAATTTATGCAGAAGGACAAAGAAGATATGTTGAAAGTCTAAGCGCTTATGCTAGACAATTTTTAGGTAATACAGATAAACCTGATGTTGATTCAATTGAGGGGTTATCACCTGCTATTTCAATTGAACAAAAAACAACTCATAATAACCCTCGTTCTACTATTGGGACAGTTACAGAAATTTATGATTATTTAAGATTGTTATATGCACGTATTGGACGTGTTTATTGTCCTGAACATGGTGTTGAAATTTCATCACAAACAATAAAACAAATGGTTACAAAAATTATGGAAATGCCTGAAAAAAGCAAAATCATGATTGTAGCACCTGTTGCAAAATTAAAAAAGGGTAGTCATAAAGATTTAATAAATGGTCTAATAAATGATGGATTTGTAAGAGGTTTTGTTGATGGCGAATTAGTAATGTTTGAAGAAATTAATGACCTTGATAAAAATAAAAAACATACAATTGAGGTTGTTGTGGATCGTTTAGTTATGAAAGAAAACATTCAAGAAAGGCTATATGATTCATTAGAAATTGCTTTAAAATTATCTGATGGGACTGTTGTTATTGATGGTGGTAGTTTAGGTCGACAAACATTTTCTGAAAATTTTGCTTGTGATATTTGTGGATTTTCAATTCCAAATTTAGAGCCTAGATTATTTTCATTTAATTCACCTTTAGGAGCTTGTCCTGATTGTAAAGGTTTAGGTATTAAAATGGAATTAGATCTTTCATTATTAATTGAAGATCCAAGTCTATCAATCAATGAGGGAGCAATTAGATATTATCGTAATACTCTACAAACTGATAATATTGAAGCACAACAGTTTAGAAAATTATGTGAAATTTATAAAATTGATATGGATAAGCCGATTAATAAGTTTACTAAAAAAGAAATGAGAATTATTCTTGAAGGTTCTGATAAGCCAATTAAATATACAATTAAATCTTCTTCTGGTAATGTTTTTTCAAGAACTGATTATCTTGAGGGGGTAAAAACATTAATTGAAAGAAGATATGCAACAACAACTTCTGAGGGTGCTAGAGATTGGTATAAGACTTTTATGGCTGAGCATACTTGCACAACTTGCCAGGGAAGTCGTTTATCAAAAGAAGCTTTATCTGTTAAAGTTGGAAGTAAAAATATTTTTGAGTTTACCTCAATGGCTATTGATGAAGCTATTGATTATATTGATAATTTAGAGTTAAGTGATAATGAAAAAGATATTAGTAATTTAGTTTTAAAAGAAATTGATAATCGTTTAAAGTTTTTAATTAATGTTGGTTTAGAATATTTAAATTTATCAAGAATGGCAGGAACATTATCTGGTGGAGAAGCACAAAGAATAAGACTTGCAACACAAATTGGCTCAGCATTAACTGGAGTTTTATATGTTCTTGATGAGCCTAGTATTGGATTGCATCAAAGAGATAATGAAAAACTTTTAACTACTTTAAAGAAAATGCAACAACTAGGTAATACAATGTTGATTGTTGAACATGATGAGGATACGATGAAACAAGCTGATCATATTGTTGATATAGGTCCGGGTGCTGGTGCTCATGGTGGTTATGTAGTAGCACAGGGAACATTAGATGAAATTTGTGCTGTTGAAGAAAGTATTACTGGTCAATATTTGTCTGGTAAAAAATATATTCCTTTACCTTTAAAACGTAAAAAAGGGAATGGTAAATATTTAGAAGTTATAAAAGCTAGTGAAAATAATTTAAAGGATATTAGTGTAAAGTTTCCTCTAGGAGCTTTCAATATTGTAACTGGAGTAAGTGGTAGTGGAAAATCAACACTTGTAAATGAAATATTATATAAATCACTTTCTAATAAGTTATATAAAAATAAGCAAAAAGCAGGGCAACATAAAGCGATTAAGGGGCTTGAAAACATTGACAAGGTAGTTGATATCTCACAAGATCCAATTGGACGTACACCACGCTCTAATCCAGCGACATACACAGGTGTTTTTGATGATATTAGAGATTTGTTTGCAATGTCACCAGAGGCAAGAGCACGTGGTTATGAAAAGGGAAGATTTAGTTTTAATGTTAAGGGTGGTCGTTGTGAAGCTTGTCAAGGTGATGGATTGATTAAGATTTCAATGCATTTTCTTCCAGATGTATATGTAGTTTGTGAAGAGTGTAATGGTAAACGATATAATGATGAAACTTTACAAGTTACATTTAAAGGAAAAAACATTGCTGATGTTTTAGATATGAGAGTTGAAGAGGCTTGTGAGTTCTTTAGTTCAATACCTAAAGTAAAAAGAAAATTAGATGTTTTACTTGCAGTAGGATTAGGATATATTAAGCTAGGTCAAAGTGCAACAACTTTATCTGGTGGTGAGGCACAAAGAATTAAACTAGCAACTGAACTACAAAAGAAGGCAACTGGAAAAACAGTTTATATTTTAGATGAGCCAACGACTGGGTTGCATATTGATGATGTTTCTAAATTATTAAAAGTTTTACAAGAGATTGTTGATAATGGCGATACAGTGATTGTTATTGAGCATAATTTAGATGTAATTAAGGTTGCTGATAATATTATTGATTTAGGTCCTGAGGGTGGTAAAAAAGGTGGTACAATAGTTGCTACTGGAACACCTGAACAAATAATTAAAGTTGAAGAAAGTTACACTGGACAATTTCTAAAACCTATTATAGAAAACGATATGAAAGAAGAGAGATTTTAA
- a CDS encoding glyoxylase-like metal-dependent hydrolase (beta-lactamase superfamily II) (product_source=COG0491; cath_funfam=3.60.15.10; cog=COG0491; pfam=PF00753; smart=SM00849; superfamily=56281): MYKIVVLELKQVVANEDFIVHPIVIVDSSQLILVDCGFIGSIEQLKKEFIKNDLEIKYLKKIIVTHHDHDHIANLSELKKENPNLKIYASKEEKEYIEGSIEPFRLTQAKKMQAFLSGEKAEWGLNFMEMLKSVELANVDEIVADKTIVPCNTKVEIVETYGHTKGHISVYLEEAKTLITGDALVVIDNELKLANPELSYDLEKAKQSLIKLLDYDIEKVICYHGGIFENDFVNAINKLL, encoded by the coding sequence ATGTATAAGATTGTTGTTTTAGAATTAAAACAAGTTGTTGCTAATGAAGATTTTATTGTTCATCCAATTGTTATTGTGGATAGTAGTCAATTAATTTTAGTTGATTGTGGATTTATTGGATCAATTGAACAATTAAAAAAAGAGTTTATAAAAAATGATTTAGAAATCAAATATTTGAAGAAAATAATTGTAACTCATCATGATCACGATCACATTGCTAATTTGAGTGAATTAAAAAAAGAAAATCCAAATCTTAAAATTTATGCTTCAAAAGAAGAAAAAGAGTATATTGAGGGTAGTATAGAACCATTTAGATTAACACAAGCAAAGAAAATGCAAGCTTTTTTAAGTGGTGAAAAGGCAGAATGGGGTTTAAATTTTATGGAAATGCTAAAGTCAGTTGAATTAGCAAATGTTGATGAAATAGTGGCAGATAAAACAATTGTTCCATGTAATACCAAAGTTGAAATAGTTGAAACTTATGGACACACAAAAGGACATATTTCTGTATATTTAGAAGAAGCAAAAACTTTGATTACTGGTGATGCTTTAGTTGTTATTGATAATGAATTAAAGCTAGCTAATCCTGAATTATCCTATGATTTAGAAAAGGCAAAACAATCACTTATTAAATTATTAGATTATGATATTGAAAAAGTTATTTGTTATCATGGTGGTATTTTTGAAAATGATTTTGTTAATGCGATAAATAAATTATTATAA
- a CDS encoding GntR family transcriptional regulator (product_source=KO:K07979; cath_funfam=1.10.10.10; cog=COG1725; ko=KO:K07979; pfam=PF00392; smart=SM00345; superfamily=46785), which yields MTWSFDNDRPIYLQIMDELIIKIISKEYPAGTQLPPVRELAAQIKVNPNTLQRSFAELENLNIIHTQRTNGRFVTDDEKLLNDLRNNLANTNINNFFSQMEQLGFSNKEIFEYLNKRKENE from the coding sequence ATGACATGGTCCTTTGATAATGATAGACCAATTTATTTACAAATAATGGATGAGTTAATCATAAAAATAATATCTAAAGAATATCCAGCAGGCACTCAACTACCGCCAGTTAGAGAACTAGCGGCACAGATAAAAGTTAATCCAAATACTTTACAGCGTTCATTTGCCGAATTAGAAAACCTTAATATTATTCATACACAAAGAACAAATGGTAGGTTTGTTACTGATGATGAAAAACTGCTAAATGATTTAAGAAATAATTTAGCTAATACTAATATTAATAACTTTTTTTCGCAAATGGAACAACTTGGTTTTTCAAATAAGGAAATATTTGAATATCTTAACAAAAGAAAGGAAAATGAATAA
- a CDS encoding ABC-2 type transport system ATP-binding protein (product_source=KO:K01990; cath_funfam=3.40.50.300; cog=COG1131; ko=KO:K01990; pfam=PF00005; smart=SM00382; superfamily=52540): MEIIKCLNLSKSYGKKLALDNVNLSIKKGRIVGLLGANGSGKTTLLKLINDLLKPTTGSIKINNESPGINSKKIISYLPERTYLDLNMSVFECIEYFADFYQDFDKDKMYRMLEIMNIDTNAKMRTLSKGTKEKVQLALVMSREADVYILDEPIGGVDPAGRDFILQTILGNFNEDATLIISTHLISDIETILDEVIFINNGEILLHEDSDELRNKHNMSIDAIFREEFKC; the protein is encoded by the coding sequence ATGGAAATTATTAAATGTTTAAATTTATCAAAAAGTTATGGTAAAAAACTAGCTTTAGATAATGTAAACTTATCAATAAAAAAAGGAAGAATTGTTGGTTTATTAGGTGCTAATGGTAGTGGTAAAACAACTTTACTAAAACTTATTAATGATTTACTAAAACCAACCACAGGAAGCATTAAAATAAATAATGAGAGCCCTGGTATTAATAGCAAGAAAATTATTTCATACTTACCAGAAAGAACATATTTAGATTTGAATATGAGTGTTTTTGAATGTATTGAATACTTTGCAGATTTTTATCAAGATTTTGATAAAGATAAAATGTATCGCATGCTTGAAATTATGAATATTGATACAAATGCTAAAATGAGAACACTATCCAAAGGTACTAAAGAAAAAGTTCAACTTGCATTAGTTATGTCAAGAGAAGCTGATGTTTATATCTTAGATGAGCCAATTGGTGGTGTAGATCCAGCTGGTCGTGATTTCATTTTACAAACTATTTTAGGTAATTTTAATGAAGATGCTACATTGATTATTTCAACACACTTAATTTCAGATATTGAAACTATTTTAGATGAAGTTATCTTTATCAACAATGGTGAAATCCTTTTACATGAAGATAGTGATGAATTAAGAAATAAGCACAACATGTCAATTGATGCGATTTTTAGGGAGGAATTCAAATGTTAA